In one Rhopalosiphum padi isolate XX-2018 chromosome 3, ASM2088224v1, whole genome shotgun sequence genomic region, the following are encoded:
- the LOC132925775 gene encoding uncharacterized protein LOC132925775: MEKFGIATSNTEELKCLVCNKYFSYKRTLKKHSITCGSKESKNINSVQCPDSACNKSFTNKKTLKFHIEADHGVKLQNEKRTFATLRDFKEWKLKLEDDNLCFYALSARKTVGQNKTITYLDCHQTGNFQSRSTSVRKIKSQGTNKTGSTCPSYVHIIINVNASDWLRNFAPETLVDTDDNEKTDDNIVY, encoded by the exons atggaaaagtTCGGAATTGCAACCAGTAACACGGAAGAGCTTAAGTGCTTAGtttgcaataaatattttagttataaaagaaCTTTAAAGAAACACTCAATTACTTGTGGCTCTAAGgagtctaaaaatattaatagcgtGCAATGTCCAGATTCAGCTTGCAATAAATCATTCACAAAcaaaaaaacgttaaaatttCATATAGAGGCAGACCATGGCGTGAAATTACAAAACGAAAAAAGAACGTTTGCAACTCTTCGTG ATTTCAAGGAATGGAAATTAAAACTGGAAgatgataatttatgtttttatgcgTTAAGTGCTCGTAAGACTGTAGGACAGAATAAAACCATAACGTATCTGGATTGTCATCAAACCGGTAATTTCCAAAGTAGATCAACAAGTGTCCGTAAAATTAAAAGTCAGGGCACAAACAAAACTGGATCTACATGTCCATCTTAtgtccatattattat AAATGTGAACGCTTCTGATTGGTTACGCAATTTTGCTCCCGAGACGCTCGTCGATACAGATGATAATGAAAAAActgatgataatattgtttattaa
- the LOC132925776 gene encoding uncharacterized protein LOC132925776, with product MYDGLVAHKVKIAGVGVEVEIDESKFGKRKYHRGHAVEGQWVFGGVERGTNKCFLVPVEKRDKITLLNIIKEWILPGTTIVSDCWKAYDCLNEEGYVHFKVNHRINFKDPETHQHTNTIEGLWRHAKFSLPQYHRKKDFIEEYLSKHMFLKQIKNKDYALIEFFKLAGHLYNTNVPINVEQNSSDDNSDTDERLGSKIAQPIRSVHISYQYL from the exons ATGTATGATGGACTAGTTGCTCATAAAGTTAAAATCGCTGGAGTGGGTGTTGAAGTGGAAATTGACGAAAGTAAATTTGGAAAGCGGAAATACCATAGGGGGCACGCAGTTGAAGGTCAGTGGGTATTTGGAGGTGTCGAGCGAGGGACCAATAAATGTTTTCTTGTCCCAGTGGAGAAAAGAGACAAAATTACATTACTCAACATTATAAAAGAGTGGATTTTACCAGGGACAACGATCGTTTCTGACTGTTGgaag gcATACGACTGTTTGAATGAAGAGGGATATGTGCATTTTAAGGTTAATcatagaattaattttaaagatccCGAAACTCATCAGCATACAAATACAATTGAAGGCTTATGGAGACATGCCAAATTTTCACTACCTCAATACCATAGGAAGAAAGATTTTATAGAAGAATATCTCTCCAAAcacatgtttttaaaacaaattaaaaataaagattacgcgttaattgagttttttaaattGGCTGGACATTTATACAACACGAATGTCCCAATTAATGTTGAGCAAAACTCAAGTGACGATAACAGCGATACAGACGAGCGTCTCGGGAGCAAAATTGCGCAACCAATCAGAAGTGTTCACATTTCTTATCAATATTTGTGA
- the LOC132925774 gene encoding uncharacterized protein LOC132925774, giving the protein MILKNSERGKTKELLFSKSLKELIIGMEFPDNQSNKSSDINSEEDSLEDEPLNTMSEPKQNITLASIINVLSSFDIMSAFPNLYCAYKALCTIPASLPSAERSFSKVKLIKIKLRSKMSQQRFESLMLISCERDIPIDINEI; this is encoded by the exons atgattttaaaaaactcAGAACGAGGAAAAacaaaagaattattatttagtaagagCTTAAAAGAATTGATTATTGGAATGGAATTCCCAGATAATCAATCTAATAAATCATCTGATATTAACTCTGAAGAGGATTCATTGGAAGACGAACCGCTAAATACTATGAGTGAACCAAAACAGAACATAACACTtgcaagtataataaatgttcTCTCAAGTTTTGACATTATGAGTGCCTTTCCAAATTTGTATTGTGCTTATAAAGCATTATGTACAATTCCAGCCTCGTTACCCTCAGCTGAAAGAAGCTTTTCAAAG GTTAAATTGATCAAAATTAAACTTAGGTCGAAAATGTCCCAACAAAGGTTTGAGAGTTTGATGTTGATATCTTGTGAAAGAGACATACCAATcgatattaatgaaatt